Proteins encoded together in one Hevea brasiliensis isolate MT/VB/25A 57/8 chromosome 16, ASM3005281v1, whole genome shotgun sequence window:
- the LOC110635591 gene encoding uncharacterized protein LOC110635591, with amino-acid sequence MSVTCGVECVVVLGCMRWAWKRCTYVGSDDSASWTLATKDEFEPVPRICSLILSVYETDTEHPQFSSPLDAKCLIKRVTYEQTHGRAPPYIIYLDHEHKEIVLAIRGLNLIKESDYKLLLDNRLGMQMFDGGYVHHGLLKSALWLLNEERETLKDIWQKNGKECTMVFAGHSLGSGVAALLTIIAVNHRDQLGGIPRNKIRCYAVAPARCVSLNLAVKYADVINSIVLQDDFLPRTPTPLEDIFKSIFCLPCLLFLVCLRDTFIPEGRKLRDPRRLYAPGRIYHIVERKFCRCGRFPPEVRTAIPVDGRFEHIVLSSNATSDHGIIWIKRESEKALQTMMESSSETTTTPPKVQKLDRLQTLEKEHQDAIERAVSLNIPHNESITEAEPQEGKEAESSHGEHEGEHASETKSQSSFSRTKWDELLNKVLEKDELDELAAKKDANAPK; translated from the exons ATGTCAGTTACCTGTGGCGTAGAATGCGTTGTCGTTTTAGGCTGCATGCGATGGGCCTGGAAGCGCTGCACCTATGTGGGTTCCGACGATAGTGCTTCCTGGACTTTGGCCACTAAGGACGAATTCGAACCAGTTCCTCGCATCTGCAGCCTAATCCTCTCTGTCTACGAGACCGACACCGAACATCCCCAGTTCTCATCGCCGCTCGACGCCAAGTGTCTAATCAAGAGAGTCACCTACGAGCAGACCCACGGCCGTGCTCCTCCTTATATCATCTACCTCGATCATGAACACAAAGAAATCGTGCTTGCAATTCGTGGGTTAAATTTGATCAAGGAAAGCGACTACAAATTGCTATTGGACAATCGACTGGGGATGCAAATGTTTGATGGGGGTTATGTGCATCATGGGTTGTTGAAGTCTGCATTATGGTTGTTGAATGAAGAGAGAGAGACATTGAAGGATATCTGGCAGAAAAATGGGAAGGAATGCACTATGGTGTTTGCAGGACATTCTTTGGGGTCAGGAGTGGCTGCCTTGTTGACGATTATTGCTGTTAATCATCGAGATCAATTAGGAGGAATTCCCAGGAACAAAATCAGGTGTTATGCTGTGGCTCCAGCTCGATGTGTGTCACTTAACTTGGCGGTTAAGTACGCAGATGTGATTAACTCCATTGTGCTGCAG GATGATTTCTTACCAAGAACACCTACTCCACTGGAGGATATTTTTAAATCAATCTTCTG CTTGCCTTGCTTGCTATTTTTGGTTTGCTTGAGGGATACCTTCATACCAGAAGGAAGAAAGCTTAGAGATCCAAGAAGACTTTATGCACCTGGGCGAATCTATCATATTGTAGAGAGAAAGTTTTGCAG GTGTGGGAGGTTTCCTCCAGAGGTCAGAACTGCCATTCCTGTAGATGGAAGATTTGAACACATTGTCTTATCAAGTAATGCTACATCGGATCATGGAATTATTTGGATAAAAAGGGAGTCAGAGAAGGCCTTGCAG ACAATGATGGAAAGCAGTTCTGAGACTACAACAACTCCTCCAAAAGTACAGAAACTGGATAGGTTACAGACACTTGAAAAAGAACACCAAGATGCAATAGAAAGAGCTGTCAGTTTGAATATACCACATAATGAGAGCATCACAGAGGCAGAACCTCAAGAGGGCAAAGAGGCAGAGTCTTCCCATGGTGAGCACGAAGGTGAACATGCTTCAGAAACTAAATCACAGTCCAGCTTCTCAAGGACAAAATGGGATGAACTGCTTAATAAAGTGTTAGAGAAGGATGAGTTGGATGAGCTGGCTGCAAAGAAAGATGCAAATGCCCCCAAATAA
- the LOC110635592 gene encoding THO complex subunit 4D isoform X3, with protein MATSVDMSLDDIIKKNRERGRGRGRPRRGRGPGGPFNGGRMAGAVRKGPLSVNARPSRYAIAKASSKLWMPPRRIRSLPWQHDLLEDSIRAAGITGVEVGTKLYVSNLDYGVSNEDIRELFSEIGDLKRYAVHYDKNGRPSGSAEVLYTRRSDAFSALKKYNNVLLDGKPMKIEIVGASAEIPISARVNVTGVDGRRKRTVVMTQNRRGGLRNGRGRARGRGRGRGRGKKQPFDKSADDLDKELESYHAEAMQT; from the exons ATGGCTACTTCTGTGGATATGTCTCTTGATGACATTATAAAGAAGAACCGAGAGAGAGGTAGAGGACGTGGTAGGCCTCGTCGCGGCCGTGGCCCAGGTGGGCCTTTCAATGGTGGAAGAATGGCTGGAGCAGTTCGTAAAGGTCCTCTTTCAGTGAATGCTCGGCCATCACGATATGCAATTGCCAAGGCAAGCTCAAAACTGTGGATG CCTCCTCGCAGAATCAGGAGTTTGCCTTGGCAGCATGATTTGCTTGAAGATAGCATAAGAGCTGCAGGGATAACTGGAGTAGAAGTTGGTACCAAGTTATATGTTTCAAACTTGGATTATGGAGTATCCAATGAAGATATAAGG GAGCTCTTCTCTGAGATTGGGGATCTGAAACGATATGCTGTTCATTATGACAAGAATGGTCGCCCTAGT GGTTCAGCTGAAGTATTGTATACAAGGAGAAGTGATGCCTTTTCAGCTCTTAAGAAGTATAACAATGTACTTTTAGATGGAAAGCCCATGAAGATTGAAATCGTGGGTGCCAGTGCAGAAATACCTATCTCAGCTAGAGTCAATGTGACTGGAGTAGATGGAAGGAGGAAGAGGACAGTTGTTATGAC TCAGAACCGTCGTGGGGGTTTGAGAAATGGTCGAGGTCGTGCTCGTGGGCGGGGCCGTGGCCGTGGCCGTGGGAAGAAGCAACCTTTTGATAAGTCAGCAGATGACCTCGACAAGGAATTGGAGAGCTATCATGCTGAAGCCATGCAAACTTAG
- the LOC110635592 gene encoding THO complex subunit 4D isoform X2, which produces MATSVDMSLDDIIKKNRERGRGRGRPRRGRGPGGPFNGGRMAGAVRKGPLSVNARPSRYAIAKPPRRIRSLPWQHDLLEDSIRAAGITGVEVGTKLYVSNLDYGVSNEDIRELFSEIGDLKRYAVHYDKNGRPSGSAEVLYTRRSDAFSALKKYNNVLLDGKPMKIEIVGASAEIPISARVNVTGVDGRRKRTVVMTPGPGRVRGAAPPSNRGSGQNRRGGLRNGRGRARGRGRGRGRGKKQPFDKSADDLDKELESYHAEAMQT; this is translated from the exons ATGGCTACTTCTGTGGATATGTCTCTTGATGACATTATAAAGAAGAACCGAGAGAGAGGTAGAGGACGTGGTAGGCCTCGTCGCGGCCGTGGCCCAGGTGGGCCTTTCAATGGTGGAAGAATGGCTGGAGCAGTTCGTAAAGGTCCTCTTTCAGTGAATGCTCGGCCATCACGATATGCAATTGCCAAG CCTCCTCGCAGAATCAGGAGTTTGCCTTGGCAGCATGATTTGCTTGAAGATAGCATAAGAGCTGCAGGGATAACTGGAGTAGAAGTTGGTACCAAGTTATATGTTTCAAACTTGGATTATGGAGTATCCAATGAAGATATAAGG GAGCTCTTCTCTGAGATTGGGGATCTGAAACGATATGCTGTTCATTATGACAAGAATGGTCGCCCTAGT GGTTCAGCTGAAGTATTGTATACAAGGAGAAGTGATGCCTTTTCAGCTCTTAAGAAGTATAACAATGTACTTTTAGATGGAAAGCCCATGAAGATTGAAATCGTGGGTGCCAGTGCAGAAATACCTATCTCAGCTAGAGTCAATGTGACTGGAGTAGATGGAAGGAGGAAGAGGACAGTTGTTATGAC GCCTGGACCAGGTCGAGTGAGAGGCGCTGCTCCTCCAAGTAACCGTGGTTCTGG TCAGAACCGTCGTGGGGGTTTGAGAAATGGTCGAGGTCGTGCTCGTGGGCGGGGCCGTGGCCGTGGCCGTGGGAAGAAGCAACCTTTTGATAAGTCAGCAGATGACCTCGACAAGGAATTGGAGAGCTATCATGCTGAAGCCATGCAAACTTAG
- the LOC110635592 gene encoding THO complex subunit 4D isoform X1 gives MATSVDMSLDDIIKKNRERGRGRGRPRRGRGPGGPFNGGRMAGAVRKGPLSVNARPSRYAIAKASSKLWMPPRRIRSLPWQHDLLEDSIRAAGITGVEVGTKLYVSNLDYGVSNEDIRELFSEIGDLKRYAVHYDKNGRPSGSAEVLYTRRSDAFSALKKYNNVLLDGKPMKIEIVGASAEIPISARVNVTGVDGRRKRTVVMTPGPGRVRGAAPPSNRGSGQNRRGGLRNGRGRARGRGRGRGRGKKQPFDKSADDLDKELESYHAEAMQT, from the exons ATGGCTACTTCTGTGGATATGTCTCTTGATGACATTATAAAGAAGAACCGAGAGAGAGGTAGAGGACGTGGTAGGCCTCGTCGCGGCCGTGGCCCAGGTGGGCCTTTCAATGGTGGAAGAATGGCTGGAGCAGTTCGTAAAGGTCCTCTTTCAGTGAATGCTCGGCCATCACGATATGCAATTGCCAAGGCAAGCTCAAAACTGTGGATG CCTCCTCGCAGAATCAGGAGTTTGCCTTGGCAGCATGATTTGCTTGAAGATAGCATAAGAGCTGCAGGGATAACTGGAGTAGAAGTTGGTACCAAGTTATATGTTTCAAACTTGGATTATGGAGTATCCAATGAAGATATAAGG GAGCTCTTCTCTGAGATTGGGGATCTGAAACGATATGCTGTTCATTATGACAAGAATGGTCGCCCTAGT GGTTCAGCTGAAGTATTGTATACAAGGAGAAGTGATGCCTTTTCAGCTCTTAAGAAGTATAACAATGTACTTTTAGATGGAAAGCCCATGAAGATTGAAATCGTGGGTGCCAGTGCAGAAATACCTATCTCAGCTAGAGTCAATGTGACTGGAGTAGATGGAAGGAGGAAGAGGACAGTTGTTATGAC GCCTGGACCAGGTCGAGTGAGAGGCGCTGCTCCTCCAAGTAACCGTGGTTCTGG TCAGAACCGTCGTGGGGGTTTGAGAAATGGTCGAGGTCGTGCTCGTGGGCGGGGCCGTGGCCGTGGCCGTGGGAAGAAGCAACCTTTTGATAAGTCAGCAGATGACCTCGACAAGGAATTGGAGAGCTATCATGCTGAAGCCATGCAAACTTAG